The Victivallis sp. Marseille-Q1083 DNA window ATCCCCACCAGGCCGTCATCCAGGCGAAACTACCGTAAAAGAGCAGTCGTTCGAAGCGGGAAAAATCAGCTGCTATTCCCAGCAGCCTCCCCAGTTTTGGCAACCCGGCGGCCGCTGTTTCGGAGCATTCCTGCCGATCCTGGTAACGCCCCCGGTGCAACAGCCGGTCGAGGTTGAATGGCTGTTTTTCCGGCAGCAGCAGCGAGCCGAGGACGTAAATAACGCTCGCTGCCGCCATTGCGATAAAATAGATCCATTGTCCGTTTAGCGGGAATGCCGTATTCGTCCAGCGCGACCAATTCTGTTCGAGGACGATTCCACCGAATCCCAGCAGCGTGCCGGAGAGAAGCGCCAGGTAGGCCCCCCCGGTGGTGCCGCGCCGCCAGTAAAGCCCGCCGATGATCACGGCGCCCGCGCCACCCAGATAGATTGCTCCGGTCAGTGCGAAGAATTGCAGGACATAAGTTTTCAGGTCGAACAGGCAACTGAACAAAAAAGCGAAAACCGCCACTCCGACGATTGATAGCCGCAGCAACCGCAGATGCCGCCCGGGTTCGAACGGTTTGCCGCGCAACGGCACCACGATATCCTGGATGAAAATCGTTCCCCAACTGTGCAGATAGGTATCGTCGAAACTGATCGCCGTGCCGATCACCACGGCGGCGAACAGGCCGAACAGACCGGGCGGCAGCAGATTGGAGATGGCTAGCGGCACGGTCATCTGTCTTTGCATTTGGGCGTCGCCGGCGGCGGCGATCTGTTCCTGGATGGGAACGGCCAGTCCGGCGAATTGCGGCAGATGGAGCACCGCGTAGGCGGTCAGCGGGATCAGGATGGCGACGCTGGTGTTGCTGACCAGCGTGCGCCAATTGCTGATCACGCCGGCCATCACCGCTTCGTGCGGCGTTTTGGCTGCCGCGTTGTAGCCGGAATTGCCCTGCCAGCTTCTGGCGTTGTAGATCATTCCCACCACGCCGATCAGAAAGTAGAAGAT harbors:
- a CDS encoding sodium:solute symporter translates to MNIHWLDWCIIGAMPTGIFLLAQYSRRYLRGVADFLAANRVAGRYLLTVSNTFLGAVWLVALWEMTYSTGLPPQWWSLLGTPVSLFLALTGFIVYRFRQTRALTLAQFFEERYSRRFRLFSALLCWISGVLNYGIFPAITARLLVFFLRLPGTVEIAGHPLPTIPLMMLAYLSLAVFVACSGGQIAIMITDFLQGSIMMLSFVVISLYLLANFSWPELMAGLACDTPPGVSRIDPLVGSATSDFNIFYFLIGVVGMIYNARSWQGNSGYNAAAKTPHEAVMAGVISNWRTLVSNTSVAILIPLTAYAVLHLPQFAGLAVPIQEQIAAAGDAQMQRQMTVPLAISNLLPPGLFGLFAAVVIGTAISFDDTYLHSWGTIFIQDIVVPLRGKPFEPGRHLRLLRLSIVGVAVFAFLFSCLFDLKTYVLQFFALTGAIYLGGAGAVIIGGLYWRRGTTGGAYLALLSGTLLGFGGIVLEQNWSRWTNTAFPLNGQWIYFIAMAAASVIYVLGSLLLPEKQPFNLDRLLHRGRYQDRQECSETAAAGLPKLGRLLGIAADFSRFERLLFYGSFAWMTAWWGFFLIVTLLGVLRPDWLPATFWPDYWYWNVWLNIGMGIVCTGWIFCGGCRDAGRLFRDLQGRRIDYSDDGFVTKPPTNR